The region CACTTCGCGGACGTACACGCTGCGCAATCGCAGAGTGCGTCTTAGGCCATCCACCGAGTTTATGTAGTTTATCtatcatttattatttaaagttACGTTTTTGTTTATATGTATAGTATTATTTAATTCTGAAAATGATGTTTCAATGTCAAAGCcttgtttttaattaagtacatcaatcaatcaaataaaggaaaaaaggAACAGTAGTTCTAGTCTGAGCAACTTTGACGATGAGCCAGAGAACGCTCCCCAAAAAGAGACCCCTCCCCTGCCCGCCAAGAGATGTCGACCTTATCGACACCCAAACACTTGGTCGAGAATCAATCCACCCAACACTGGGGAGAGGCAGGCAAAGTTCTGTTCCGAGCGATTAACGTCCAAATTGAGGCAGAGACATCGACCTTCCTCAAGGAGCCGATTGATTTGAGGGGCCTGCCAAGTGAAGATCAGTGGACGATCATGTTTTAACGGCACAAGGAATGCTTATAACAGCatcaatagcaacagcaatcGTGCCATCTTTCACTGCGGCCTTCAGGCAGAAATTTTGTGGAAATCTAGAATGGTCACTTCCTGAAGCAGCTTCAACTCTTCAGACTATCCCACAGAACGTATTCTGTTTAAAATCAATCATTCAAAATGCACGCTTAATAAAGCCATTTGCTCATGAGATGTACCCTGTGGTGAGGCAGGGAATAGCGACAACTGTCGGAAATGGTAAGCTTGATCCTCTTGTTGTAGTAACTTCAGACAAGATTATATATCTAGGGTCTACCAAACGAAAAACTTGATACCGCAGCTGGCATCGAGCTGGCCAGCTATAAATATACTTGCACTACTGTTTGAGGTGAAAGTGCAACGTCGGAACCGCCATGGACTGTTCAAAATTTGCCCTGCCATGCTGTTAGCCAGTAATACCTACTGGCTGCAAGTTGTCTGCATCTGAATTTATTATTGACTATGATTGAATGATATCAATCTTCGCCAATATACATAATCAGatctaaatataaacaaaacccGCCCTATCTAGTCTATTTTCTTCAAAATTTTTATTCCAAAATTTTAAATCGCAAAGGCCGCAATCGATTGATCGACGTCCTTAAAATGCAGCCGTTCTTGAGTGTTTTACAACACAGTCATCGCACTTTTTCGATAGTTTCCTTTGCAGCGCTGATAGTACAATTTAGATAAAATTCTCATCAACTGCAGTAGAAATAGACTGGACGgcaatttaaattgaattttgaatttgttgttgtctggcAATGTAAATGCGTTACAGATAAAGTGCATATATTTGCGGTGCTGTGGAATAGGTTTATAGGCGATTTTCGTGTGGTATTTTTGCCAGTGACCGACCGTACAGTTCATAGTCGTTTGTCAGCACGGGCAtagattttctttttgttttgcttagCATCGACCGCGCACACTGcaaatattcaaaacaaaCATAAAGACTACCTGATAAGGACACACAATTTAAATTGGACCCCACAATGGATACCAGTTGCAGTAACATTGGTAAGTTGTCTAGTGCTTAAGCCGTACTTTCGtatttcaaattgaattttcaaccTCTGGCCAGTACAGCGTGTACCTGGCTAGCATGGCAGTTGGCAGCTCATGTAGGGGCCTGCTGGCGCGCAAATTATCAAGCCGGCCAGCAGCCCATGCGGCGAGCATAGAAAATCATGGCATCATACCCCATATGTGGCTGCATTATTCCGTCGCCAATTTTGAATCGCATTTATAATGAGGTCGGTGCGTAATTTGCTTATTTCTGATAATTCGACCTCTGGTGACGAAACGAAAAATGTACCCCAAGTGCTTTCAACGAAGTGGGAACATCCCAACTAAAAATTTCCCAACGCGGACCTTGCCAGACAGTttagtacatatatacgaATGTGTGGTCGTGTGAGTGCTTTGTGGGGTACAGTCTTGGGGCAGTTGTGGGTTGCTGGCTGCCGATTTTGAAGTATTTGCCTGCGAAGCAGCTTAGTTAAAAATACTATTAAGTCCCGACTTATTTCGATTGCAATTAGCCTAGATAATTTCTGTAAGTGGCAGCTTCTTTACTTTATTATGAAAAAATagctcaaaaataatttcccTTCATAACGTAAACAAGACCTGCCAACTAGGTTAAATTCAACCAAAACCGCGAAGACTTAAATTTATTATCATAAATTAAATGTGAATGAaagtaatttaaatttttagaATCTAGACCATGAATTAAACAGAGCGGGAACTTAATTATATAAGAAATGTGGTACTGATAAGCAGGCCTATCGATAAAATTGTATCAGGTTGGCAGTTCAGTGGGCAGCACATTGTAGGGTTTACGCAATTTTGGAGCCGTGACAAGATTTTTCCGACTTGTAAAAAGGCATTTTGCTTCATCTAAGGACAAAACAATATTGTTGTAAGTGAAGGAACGTGCGACGAAGCTAGTACCACACATCGCAACTCGAtttgttttcagtttttggAAAGCATACGGAACATTTGAATAATGTCACAtgcatttgctgctgccgtatCCGTATGCCGGTCGGCTGCCCCCATGGTCATTCGTAGCAGCCGCCGGACCATGAGCTCATCCCGGATGCTGAGATTGGCTTGCGCCACCGGGCCGGCCGCTGTCAATCGGGATTGCAAGCGGAATGGTTTACTCGCTGGCAGGACCGGCAACGTTCAGCAATACCTTCGTCAATACGCCAATGAGAAGAAGGTCTTCGAGCGCACCAAGCCGCATTGCAATGTGGGCACCATTGGCCATGTTGATCACGGCAAGACAACTCTGACCGCAGCCATCACCAAAGTACTTGCGGACAAACACCTGGCCGAGAGCAAAAAGTACAATGAGATTGACAACGCACCGGAGGAGAAGGCCAGAGGCATTACGATCAATGTGGCCCATGTCGAGTACCAGACAGAATCGCGTCATTATGGTCACACGGATTGCCCAGGACATGCTGACTACATCAAGAACATGATCACGGGCACAGCTCAAATGGATGGGGCCATTCTAGTCGTGGCTGCAACGGACGGCGCTATGCCACAGACCCGTGAGCACATGCTGCTGGCCAAACAGATTGGCATTGATCATATCGTTGTGTTTATCAACAAAGTGGATGCCGCCGATCAGGAGATGGTTGACCtggtggaaatggaaatacgCGAGCTGCTCAGTGAGATGGGCTATGATGGGGATAATATTCCTGTCGTAaaaggctctgctctgtgcgCTCTGGAGGATAAAAATCCCGAAATTGGTTCGGAGGCGATTCTAAAGCTGCTCAAGGAAGTAGACAGCTTCATACCAACTCCAGTGCGTGAGCTGGACAAGCCCTTccttctgccagtggagaatgtATACTCTATTCCAGGACGCGGAACTGTTGTCACTGGTCGCCTGGAGCGAGGTGTGGTCAAGAAGGGAATGGAATGTGAATTTGTCGGCTACAACAAGGTGCTCAAGTCGACGGTGACTGGCGTGGAGATGTTCCATCAGATTTTGGAGGAGGCTCAGGCTGGAGATCAACTGGGAGCCTTGGTGCGCGGCGTTAAGCGAGATGACATTAAGCGTGGCATGGTTATGTGCAAGCCAGGCAGtgtaaaggccatggatcagTTGGAGGCACAGGTCTACATCTTGTCCAAGGAAGAGGGTGGTCGCACCAAGCCCTTCATGTCGTTCATTCAACTCCAAATGTTCTCGCGCACCTGGGACTGTGCTGTCCAAGTGCAAATCCCCGACAAGGACATGGTCATGCCTGGGGAGGATACCAAACTGATACTGCGTCTCATCCGCCCTATGGTCATGGAACAGGGACAACGTTTCACTCTACGCGACGGAAACCTGACTCTGGGCACTGGTGTTGTTACCAAGACCATGTCGGCGCTGACTGAGACGCAACGCTCCGAGCTAACTGAGGGCAAGAAGGCGCGCGAGAAGAAGGAGGCTGCCAAGAAGTAATAAGAAATGTGTCGGCTATTTAATAAAATCATATATTTAAGCACTTTGTATGCGTATTCTGTAAGTTGTTGGCGATTAAATTGGAGTCGAGTAATAAACAAGAGAAACACAAGAACTGAAACCAgctaaaaattatttttaaatcgtGTTCTGGTTTGTAGGGAATGCTTTTTTTGTGTATCGATTATTCGTTGAGAAAAATCGAATATTGTTCAATACTGATCTCTAGTGCTGGAAAATTAAGTATCGCAACCGTCTTAAACGCAGCTGATgataaagaaaattttgaaattgaattgaaaataaGTACAAATATGTACACTCAGCGGTGGCGACGGTCATCGGGTATAGAAACTAACGTTAGAGCCAATTGATAAACTTTTAATTCCAACCTTTTTTGCACACAGAATCTTTGGACGACAACACGCCATTACCCGAACTCAGTTTCGAAGACTTTTTGGAGCCAACACAAGAAGAAACTGCCACACAGCACCACATGGAAATCGATGCACTCGATTCGGATGGAGATGGCGACGGCGGCGATGAGCACTCAATCTCCATTAAGGAGTCATTGAACACCCCGCAATTTAAAAGAACCGTTGTCACCATACTGGAGGACAAACGATTGAGATCGCCTGGACCTGCTGTTTTGAAATCGCACGCTATTAAAGTGGTAACAGCAGGGGCGGGATCAGTCGCACCAATCAAGCCACAAATAACCGACATAAAggttttaaacaattttaaaccCCTTTCAAGCAACACTGTTAAGATTGGCAACACAACTGTTGCACCAACATCCTCTCCGGGTGGAACACCAAAGGGTTTAAACAGCCTGACCATGACACAGATAAAAACGCCTGATGGAAAAATTCTCTACCTGCAAAAGTCCATGCCGGCGGGAGCGGCTGCTAAGCCAGCGGTGGCTGCATCAACTCCTACCATGCCCAAGGCAGCAGTCACTGTGTCATCAGCAGGAGCCGTACATCATCTAGTCGCCCCAACGGGCCTTCAAAAAGCAATCCTCTCCAAGGCAGTGAACGTTGGCAGCACTGGCCTGGTCAAAGCAGCCGTGCCAGGGAAAGGAGGTACCTCTGCCTCCACGCCCTTAACAATTAAGGGCATAACGCCACTGGGAGCGAAGAGTGTGTCGCCCGCCAACTCACCTACATCAACTCcggctcccaaatttcaggtGGTCCGGACATCTGATGGAAAGATAATCAAGATTAATCAGGCCAGCCCGTCCATGATTATAAACACCAAAGcaaacaccaccaccacatcGGGAACTGGCATCAATGCAGCAACATCCGCCCTTAAACTGTCTCCCTCAACCGGTAGCGTAGGACTCCGAAAATCGATTGGTCAAGTAGTTATCAGGGCAACTCCTCCCAAACACGGGCCAGATGTAAGCAACAGTTCCACCTTGACTACCGGCACATCTGTCACAACAAACAACGCATCGGCTCCGTCCGGAAAAATGTTGGTGCAAAACACGGGCAAGCAAATTGTGGTGTCCAACAAGAACATCATAAAGCTGTCGCCCAAACCAGGGGCCGCCAGTAGCATAACCAACACAAGCGGCGCCCAAGGGAACTCCCCAACGAAGGGAATACATGCTGTACAAATTCCTGGCAAAGGGGGTGTCGTGCAGTATGTACGTGTCCTCCCCAGCACTAAGGAGGTGGCCAGTACCAGCAGTGCAACGGCTGTCGCAAGGTCGAATACCTCGCCAAAGATAACTCTTGTGCGTTCTGTCATGTCCTCGGCTGCATCCTCGAAAAGTCCATCTACCCCAACATCAGTAGGAACTAAAGTAGTTTCTGTCGGCAATACAAACAAGATTATAATGAAGACAACGGGTGGAAGCATTGTTCCGCTTCCCTCCATGCAAACGTTGGTTTCCAAGGTGAGTACGAAAACTGTCCCGATCTACACTATCCTTGGTACACGGAGAACTAACCTTTTTTTAAACCTTTTTAGCGTGCGCTGGGCGCCACCAACACCAGGCCGCCTAGTGTAGGCAGCGGCAATAGCGGCAGTCAGGAATCGCCCCGAAAACAAAGGCTAAACGATCTCAATATTCAACACATGGCCGCTGCAGACGATGCCAGCGATAGCAGCGAAGCGGGCCCGGAGACAAAACGGCCACGCTTCGTAATATCCGTACCGCAATCATctcagaagcagcagctgcaaaagCATGTTATGACACGTCCCTCGTCGATACAGCGCGTGACGGTGCAGAGCGCCAACTCCAACAAGAGTAGTACTAATCCTGCAAAGAAAGTCtacaatttgttgcagtcaccCAAAGGAGTAAAGTACATGATTTGTAATTCGGGAATTCCTCAGTCATCGACCAGTGCCATGAGACGTGGATACACTGGCTATGTGGACGGCAAGACTCGTCGTCCGCTTTCCATAGCAGCACAACAGCATCGCTTACAAATTACTCCACAGCAACAGGCAAAAAATTTGCAAGCCTTGCAGGCCCAGGCCAAGCAGAGGAtacgacagcagcagctgcaaaatCAACCAATTGCGGTTCAGCCGAAAGCGACGCAGGCCACAGTCCAGCCGTCACAAGCTAATGCTAATACTATTGCTAATGCTAATGCTAATCCTAATCCTCAAAGCGCCAAGATTTTGCCTGAGAAGCCGCTCTTTGAGATACTTAAGTCTCCCCAATTGGCCT is a window of Drosophila pseudoobscura strain MV-25-SWS-2005 chromosome 3, UCI_Dpse_MV25, whole genome shotgun sequence DNA encoding:
- the mip120 gene encoding protein lin-54 homolog isoform X2, with the protein product MDTSCSNIESLDDNTPLPELSFEDFLEPTQEETATQHHMEIDALDSDGDGDGGDEHSISIKESLNTPQFKRTVVTILEDKRLRSPGPAVLKSHAIKVVTAGAGSVAPIKPQITDIKVLNNFKPLSSNTVKIGNTTVAPTSSPGGTPKGLNSLTMTQIKTPDGKILYLQKSMPAGAAAKPAVAASTPTMPKAAVTVSSAGAVHHLVAPTGLQKAILSKAVNVGSTGLVKAAVPGKGGTSASTPLTIKGITPLGAKSVSPANSPTSTPAPKFQVVRTSDGKIIKINQASPSMIINTKANTTTTSGTGINAATSALKLSPSTGSVGLRKSIGQVVIRATPPKHGPDVSNSSTLTTGTSVTTNNASAPSGKMLVQNTGKQIVVSNKNIIKLSPKPGAASSITNTSGAQGNSPTKGIHAVQIPGKGGVVQYVRVLPSTKEVASTSSATAVARSNTSPKITLVRSVMSSAASSKSPSTPTSVGTKVVSVGNTNKIIMKTTGGSIVPLPSMQTLVSKRALGATNTRPPSVGSGNSGSQESPRKQRLNDLNIQHMAAADDASDSSEAGPETKRPRFVISVPQSSQKQQLQKHVMTRPSSIQRVTVQSANSNKSSTNPAKKVYNLLQSPKGVKYMICNSGIPQSSTSAMRRGYTGYVDGKTRRPLSIAAQQHRLQITPQQQAKNLQALQAQAKQRIRQQQLQNQPIAVQPKATQATVQPSQANANTIANANANPNPQSAKILPEKPLFEILKSPQLASAPTTDALAGMASRRKHCNCSKSQCLKLYCDCFANGEFCQDCTCKDCFNNLDYEVERERAIRSCLDRNPSAFKPKITAPNSGDMRLHNKGCNCKRSGCLKNYCECYEAKIPCSSICKCVGCRNMEDRPDVDMDSMDSLKDGEDSNKAKDGNDEQSQDDSDRYLTDDVVEATIMCMISRIVMHEKQNSALEDTEREVMEELGESLSQIISFGKEKIDTNELVDSMALSS
- the mEFTu1 gene encoding elongation factor Tu, whose product is MSHAFAAAVSVCRSAAPMVIRSSRRTMSSSRMLRLACATGPAAVNRDCKRNGLLAGRTGNVQQYLRQYANEKKVFERTKPHCNVGTIGHVDHGKTTLTAAITKVLADKHLAESKKYNEIDNAPEEKARGITINVAHVEYQTESRHYGHTDCPGHADYIKNMITGTAQMDGAILVVAATDGAMPQTREHMLLAKQIGIDHIVVFINKVDAADQEMVDLVEMEIRELLSEMGYDGDNIPVVKGSALCALEDKNPEIGSEAILKLLKEVDSFIPTPVRELDKPFLLPVENVYSIPGRGTVVTGRLERGVVKKGMECEFVGYNKVLKSTVTGVEMFHQILEEAQAGDQLGALVRGVKRDDIKRGMVMCKPGSVKAMDQLEAQVYILSKEEGGRTKPFMSFIQLQMFSRTWDCAVQVQIPDKDMVMPGEDTKLILRLIRPMVMEQGQRFTLRDGNLTLGTGVVTKTMSALTETQRSELTEGKKAREKKEAAKK
- the mip120 gene encoding protein lin-54 homolog isoform X1, with product MYTQRWRRSSESLDDNTPLPELSFEDFLEPTQEETATQHHMEIDALDSDGDGDGGDEHSISIKESLNTPQFKRTVVTILEDKRLRSPGPAVLKSHAIKVVTAGAGSVAPIKPQITDIKVLNNFKPLSSNTVKIGNTTVAPTSSPGGTPKGLNSLTMTQIKTPDGKILYLQKSMPAGAAAKPAVAASTPTMPKAAVTVSSAGAVHHLVAPTGLQKAILSKAVNVGSTGLVKAAVPGKGGTSASTPLTIKGITPLGAKSVSPANSPTSTPAPKFQVVRTSDGKIIKINQASPSMIINTKANTTTTSGTGINAATSALKLSPSTGSVGLRKSIGQVVIRATPPKHGPDVSNSSTLTTGTSVTTNNASAPSGKMLVQNTGKQIVVSNKNIIKLSPKPGAASSITNTSGAQGNSPTKGIHAVQIPGKGGVVQYVRVLPSTKEVASTSSATAVARSNTSPKITLVRSVMSSAASSKSPSTPTSVGTKVVSVGNTNKIIMKTTGGSIVPLPSMQTLVSKRALGATNTRPPSVGSGNSGSQESPRKQRLNDLNIQHMAAADDASDSSEAGPETKRPRFVISVPQSSQKQQLQKHVMTRPSSIQRVTVQSANSNKSSTNPAKKVYNLLQSPKGVKYMICNSGIPQSSTSAMRRGYTGYVDGKTRRPLSIAAQQHRLQITPQQQAKNLQALQAQAKQRIRQQQLQNQPIAVQPKATQATVQPSQANANTIANANANPNPQSAKILPEKPLFEILKSPQLASAPTTDALAGMASRRKHCNCSKSQCLKLYCDCFANGEFCQDCTCKDCFNNLDYEVERERAIRSCLDRNPSAFKPKITAPNSGDMRLHNKGCNCKRSGCLKNYCECYEAKIPCSSICKCVGCRNMEDRPDVDMDSMDSLKDGEDSNKAKDGNDEQSQDDSDRYLTDDVVEATIMCMISRIVMHEKQNSALEDTEREVMEELGESLSQIISFGKEKIDTNELVDSMALSS